In Necator americanus strain Aroian chromosome IV, whole genome shotgun sequence, the following proteins share a genomic window:
- a CDS encoding hypothetical protein (NECATOR_CHRIV.G14243.T1) has protein sequence MCGGTSIKFTKLTFRIYSQTPQLSWLHPLLLSYPSSFRSIELASIYRLLFVARCRGYAEVCSGPITQLSALTLPNNVAQT, from the exons ATGTGCGGTGGTACTTCGATAAAATTCACCAAGCTAACATTTCGTATCTACTCACAAACCCCTCAACTATCATGGCTTCATCCACTTCTCCTGTCCTACCCATCTTCTTTTCGCTCTATTGAGCTTGCGTCAATATAC AGGTTGCTCTTTGTCGCTCGTTGTCGTGGATATGCAGAAGTGTGCAGCGGCCCCATTACTCAGCTGAGTGCGCTGACATTGCCTAATAATGTAGCACAG
- a CDS encoding hypothetical protein (NECATOR_CHRIV.G14245.T1): MVHMQYKGSRNVMLLSDRVDVVVHMRSHLLLSKRRGWVNAAEEEEEEKDEKRSPTRIRFITLPPPCVVD; this comes from the coding sequence ATGGTACATATGCAGTACAAAGGCAGTAGAAACGTGATGTTATTGAGTGATCGTGTCGATGTTGTCGTGCATATGCGATCCCATCTGTTGCTATCAAAAAGGCGTGGGTGGGTGAACGCCgcagaggaggaggaggaggagaaagaCGAGAAGAGGAGCCCGACTCGTATCCGGTTTATCACTTTGCCTCCACCATGTGTGGTTGATTAG
- a CDS encoding hypothetical protein (NECATOR_CHRIV.G14246.T1), whose translation MALNYIVSAKKASVVTDAVVGNFTGDEDMNLILAKVNRLEIVKVASDGLKVVQEVPVFGRIETIRLFRPKGENRDSLLILTAKNHLAIVAWDVEKGELITRAAGSVCDRVGRPSDYGPIACVHKSGLIALRIYDGTLKVIQWEDNKDLKSFNVRFEDLAIVDLTFIETQGDSIRLAYISQDSNGRHLKTVELSLAEKELKTISKQDNIETEARMVIPMPLPCGGVVVIGQETILYNGEDNVYLTISPNTMNKALFTCYASVDTNGQRILLADDQGVLYMLVLDVDVKGPPPCVKDLKMESLGETTIAECLVYLDNGVLFVGSRFGDSQLVRLTSQPLPDTNSFVQVLQTFTNLAPIRDIAVMECDGQNQIITCSGAFKEGSLRIIRNGIGIDEAASVDIPGVKGIFTLKIGSKMDNYLIISLSSETHILAMNGEELEDTQLLDLETDEHTLWAGMLGTSQIVLQVTSTSVLLAAEGAKKTVWKPSHSSLINMVSVNQGSGQLIVACGTRVYYLQCGEMTITEVATVTLQDEVACIDIGTIEESCESTLIAVGFWKHHRIALYSLPNITEITCENMPGDMLPRSIMMTKLENTIYLMVALGDGTLYYYHVDRENGALLEMKKATVGTQPPSLNRFYSRGQMHIFVCSDRPAVIFSSNGKLVFSNVNLRIVTHVCALNSSSYRNSLVMSDGETIVIGTVDEIQKLHIRTVSLGESVRRVVHQPETSTMAILVSRPLDSDRYSVSKMTTAKSSSKTSAGQRPSVSVDSTDGDVHSIVTLDDNTFEYLHCHELGSCEQALSVISTKLGDDPTTYYIVGTALVYSDETESKNGRLLVFESGKGSERTHLRLVHEKEIRGAPFSMDVLNGKLIVAINSSVRLFEWTSEKELRLECSHFNYITALFIKVKGDQVLVGDLMRSMTILNYKAVESTFEEVAKDFRGMWMSAVEFIDAETALGAEAGHNLFTCEIDRGADNTDEKRRLAEAGMFYLGEMVNVFRRGSLVSSHVDNPLPIEKPILFGTVDGTIGLIVQLPEKYFRFFSEVEKGVARETDNCMRIDHAVYRQFTSEKLVDKAVGFVDGDLVESLLDMPHETAAAALAGIQRPDATEDNSSSPEELMKIIEDMSRIH comes from the exons ATGGCACTGAACTACATAGTTTCTGCTAAAAAGGCATCCGTAGTGACGGATGCCGTCGTTGGAAATTTCACAG GAGATGAAGATATGAACTTGATTCTTGCCAAAGTTAATCGCTTGGAAATCGTGAAAGTTGCCTCTGACGGATTGAAAGTGGTGCAGGAAGTGCCCGTATTTGGAAGAATTGAAACGATTAGGCTTTTCAGGCCTAAAGGAGAA AATCGCGATAGCCTTCTCATCCTAACGGCGAAGAATCACCTCGCCATAGTTGCGTGGGACGTCGAAAAAGGTGAACTGATTACCAGAGCCGCAGGTAGCGTCTGCGACCGCGTTGGTAGACCTAGCGACTACGGTCCTATCGCCTGTGTGCACAAATCCGGT TTAATCGCTCTGCGTATTTATGATGGTACGCTAAAAGTTATCCAGTGGGAGGACAACAAGGATTTGAAGTCTTTCAATGTCCGATTCGAGGACCTTGCAATAGTAGATCTGACCTTTATTGAGACTCAAG GTGACTCAATCAGACTTGCGTACATTTCGCAGGACTCGAATGGAAGACACTTAAAAACTGTAGAATTGTCTCTAGCAGAGAAAGAATTGAAGACTATTTCCAAGCAG GATAACATCGAAACTGAAGCCAGAATGGTGATCCCGATGCCTCTACCTTGTGGTGGTGTGGTAGTAATTGGACAAGAAACGATACTTTATAACGG AGAAGACAATGTGTATTTGACGATTTCACCCAACACAATGAATAAGGCCCTGTTTACTTGCTACGCGTCTGTGGATACGAATGGACAACG CATTCTTCTTGCTGATGATCAAGGTGTTCTATATATGCTTGTTCTTGATGTCGATGTAAAAGGTCCTCCTCCATGTGTGAAAGATCTTAAG ATGGAGTCTCTTGGTGAGACTACTATAGCCGAGTGTTTGGTCTATTTGGATAATGGGGTGTTATTCGTTGGGTCACGTTTTGGTGATTCACAGCTTGTACGCCTGACGTCGCAACCTCTTCCTGATACCAACTCATTTGTACAG GTTCTGCAAACGTTCACGAACCTTGCTCCTATTCGTGATATTGCCGTAATGGAATGCGACGGTCAAAACCAGATAATAACCTGCTCAGGAGCATTCAAA GAAGGTTCACTCAGAATAATTCGTAATGGGATCGGTATTGATGAGGCTGCTTCAGTAGATATTCCCGGAGTTAAG GGCATCTTCACTTTGAAAATTGGTTCAAAAATGGACaactatttaattatttcgCTTAGCTCTGAGACTCACATTTTGGCAATGAACGGTGAAGAATTGGAAGATACACAGTTACTTG ATCTGGAAACTGATGAACACACATTGTGGGCTGGAATGCTGGGGACTTCTCAAATTGTCCTACAG GTCACATCCACTTCTGTTTTATTGGCTGCAGAAGGTGCTAAGAAAACTGTTTGGAAGCCCTCTCACAGTTCTTTGATCAACATGGTTTCTGTCAATCAAGGAAGTGGCCAG CTAATTGTGGCTTGTGGTACCCGCGTTTACTACCTCCAATGCGGCGAAATGACGATTACAGAGGTGGCTACCGTGACACTCCAGGATGAAGTGGCATGCATAGATATTGGCACTATAG AGGAGTCATGCGAATCAACCTTGATTGCTGTTGGGTTCTGGAAGCACCACAGAATAGCCCTATATTCCCTTCCAAACATCACAGAA ATCACATGTGAAAATATGCCTGGTGATATGCTTCCACGTTCGATTATGATGACAAAGTTAGAGAACACCATATATTTGATGGTAGCTCTTGGTGATGGAACATTGTACTACTATCATGTCGATCGCGAAAATG gAGCATTGcttgaaatgaagaaagcgaCGGTTGGGACACAACCACCCAGTCTGAATCGCTTCTACTCGCGCGGTCAAATGCACATCTTCGTATGTAGTGATCGTCCCGCTGttatcttttcttctaatgGGAAGCTAGTCTTCTCTAATGTTAATCTTCGAATAGTTACCCATGTCTGTGCTCTGAACTCGTCCTCTTATCG AAACAGTCTGGTTATGTCTGATGGAGAAACGATCGTAATCGGAACAGTGGATGAGATTCAAAAGCTCCACATCCGTACGGTATCTCTTGGAGAGTCTGTCCGAAGAGTTGTTCACCAACCCGAAACATCTACTATGGCTATCCTTGTCAGCCGTCCTCTG GATTCGGATCGCTATTCCGTCTCGAAAATGACAACTGCTAAATCTTCGAGCAAAACAAGTGCAG GACAAAGACCAAGCGTTTCTGTGGATTCCACGGATGGTGATGTCCACTCAATTGTAACGCTTGACGACAACACTTTCGAATACTTACACTGTCATGAACTTGGATCATGTGAACAAGCTCTTAG TGTAATTTCGACAAAGCTTGGAGATGATCCGACGACATATTATATTGTTGGAACAGCTCTCGTTTACAGCGATGAAACAGAGTCCAAAAAT GGTCGTCTTCTTGTATTTGAGTCCGGAAAAGGCTCTGAACGAACACATTTGCGATTGGTTCATGAAAAGGAAATACGTGGTGCACCTTTCAGCATGGATGTACTCAATGGGAAACTTATTGTCGCAATCAACAG TTCTGTTCGTTTGTTCGAATGGACATCAGAAAAGGAATTGCGGCTGGAGTGTTCACACTTCAATTATATTACAGCACTTTTCATTAAAGTCAAG GGTGATCAAGTACTGGTAGGCGATCTTATGCGATCTATGACAATATTGAACTACAAAGCTGTAGAAAGCACATTCGAAGAGGTTGCGAA AGATTTTCGTGGGATGTGGATGTCAGCGGTGGAATTCATTGATGCCGAAACTGCACTTGGAGCCGAAGCTGGCCATAATCTATTCACCTGTGAAATAGATCGAGGAGCAGACAATACCGATGAGAAACGGAGGCTGGCT GAAGCTGGAATGTTCTACTTGGGAGAAATGGTGAACGTGTTCCGAAGAGGTTCCCTTGTTTCTAGTCATGTAGACAATCCTCTGCCCATAGAGAAACCTATTCTCTTTGGCACTGTTGATGGCACCATTGGACTTATTGTGCAGTTACCTGAGAAATACTTCAG GTTTTTCTCAGAAGTTGAAAAGGGTGTGGCCAGAGAAACTGATAATTGCATGAGAATTGACCACGCGGTCTACCGACAGTTTACCAGCGAGAAACTTGTAGATAAG GCAGTAGGATTTGTGGATGGAGATCTAGTTGAATCGTTACTAGATATGCCTCAcgaaacagcagcagcagctttGGCTGGTATCCAACGGCCAG atGCAACAGAGGACAACTCCTCCTCACCGGAGGAGTTGATGAAGATCATTGAGGACATGTCACGGATCCACTGA
- a CDS encoding hypothetical protein (NECATOR_CHRIV.G14243.T2), producing MFCSVITCSSKPMCGGTSIKFTKLTFRIYSQTPQLSWLHPLLLSYPSSFRSIELASIYRLLFVARCRGYAEVCSGPITQLSALTLPNNVAQETLNHLRTHHL from the exons ATGTTCTGCTCTGTCATTACCTGTTCGTCGAAAC CCATGTGCGGTGGTACTTCGATAAAATTCACCAAGCTAACATTTCGTATCTACTCACAAACCCCTCAACTATCATGGCTTCATCCACTTCTCCTGTCCTACCCATCTTCTTTTCGCTCTATTGAGCTTGCGTCAATATAC AGGTTGCTCTTTGTCGCTCGTTGTCGTGGATATGCAGAAGTGTGCAGCGGCCCCATTACTCAGCTGAGTGCGCTGACATTGCCTAATAATGTAGCACAG GAGACACTCAACCATCTGCGCACTCATCATTTATAA
- a CDS encoding hypothetical protein (NECATOR_CHRIV.G14247.T1), translating to MIRRENRLRREYIYRKSLEEKQRVVEEKREKIRDALENNKKIDSSLRKDAIELANGAEWGGQIMSIDDEYRWAGTKDPKIVITTSRDPSSKLKIFVKEMKLIFPNAQRLNRGHYDVKQLVQACRANDVTDFILLTETRGSPDGMVVCHLPFGPTAYFTLANVVMRHDIPDREPVSEQYPHLIFHNLGSRLGQRITSILKYLFPVPKETSKRVITFANSDDFISFRHHTYSTVQGGEIELKEAGPRFELRPYAIKLGTLENIAAAEDEWVLRSFMNTSRKRQLLSNKEDDNDEDE from the exons ATGATCCGTCGCGAGAATCGTCTCCGACGAGAGTACATATATCGGAAAAGTTTGGAAGAGAAGCAACGTGTTGttgaagagaagagagagaagaTCAGGGATGCGCTTGAGAACAACAA GAAGATTGACAGCTCACTACGGAAAGATGCAATCGAACTTGCTAACGGCGCAGAATGGGGTGGACAG aTCATGTCAATTGATGACGAGTATCGCTGGGCCGGAACGAAGGATCCCAAAATTGTCATTACGACCAGTCGAGATCCATCAAGCAAATTAAAGATATTTGTGAAG GAGATGAAGCTGATTTTCCCAAATGCGCAGAGATTGAACAGAGGCCACTATGACGTCAAGCAACTTGTGCAAGCCTGCAGAGCAAATGAT GTTACTGATTTCATTTTACTGACGGAAACACGTGGTAGTCCTGACGGGATGGTTGTCTGTCATCTTCCTTTCGGCCCCACTGCTTACTTTACTTTGGCTAATGTAGTTATGCGTCACGATATTCCTGATAGGGAACCTGTAAGCGAACAATATCCCCACCTGATATTCCACAACCTTGGAAGTCGCCTCGGCCAAAGG ATCACTTCCATCTTGAAGTATCTATTTCCTGTTCCCAAGGAAACTTCTAAGAGAGTGATAACTTTCGCCAACAGTGACGACTTCATATCTTTCCGGCATCATACTTACTCG ACGGTGCAAGGTGgagaaattgaattaaaagaaGCTGGGCCGCGCTTCGAGTTACGGC CATACGCCATCAAGCTGGGAACGCTAGAAAACATAGCAGCTGCTGAAGATGAATGGGTATTACGATCGTTTATGAACACTTCAAGAAAAAGACAACTACTGAGTAACAAAGAGGATGATAATGATGAGGACGAATAA
- a CDS encoding hypothetical protein (NECATOR_CHRIV.G14246.T2) has translation MEINGYNKQNNVKPFVCGVVNRPLSFRQEFQLLFKSGTFWMALNYIVSAKKASVVTDAVVGNFTGDEDMNLILAKVNRLEIVKVASDGLKVVQEVPVFGRIETIRLFRPKGENRDSLLILTAKNHLAIVAWDVEKGELITRAAGSVCDRVGRPSDYGPIACVHKSGLIALRIYDGTLKVIQWEDNKDLKSFNVRFEDLAIVDLTFIETQGDSIRLAYISQDSNGRHLKTVELSLAEKELKTISKQDNIETEARMVIPMPLPCGGVVVIGQETILYNGEDNVYLTISPNTMNKALFTCYASVDTNGQRILLADDQGVLYMLVLDVDVKGPPPCVKDLKMESLGETTIAECLVYLDNGVLFVGSRFGDSQLVRLTSQPLPDTNSFVQVLQTFTNLAPIRDIAVMECDGQNQIITCSGAFKEGSLRIIRNGIGIDEAASVDIPGVKGIFTLKIGSKMDNYLIISLSSETHILAMNGEELEDTQLLDLETDEHTLWAGMLGTSQIVLQVTSTSVLLAAEGAKKTVWKPSHSSLINMVSVNQGSGQLIVACGTRVYYLQCGEMTITEVATVTLQDEVACIDIGTIEESCESTLIAVGFWKHHRIALYSLPNITEITCENMPGDMLPRSIMMTKLENTIYLMVALGDGTLYYYHVDRENGALLEMKKATVGTQPPSLNRFYSRGQMHIFVCSDRPAVIFSSNGKLVFSNVNLRIVTHVCALNSSSYRNSLVMSDGETIVIGTVDEIQKLHIRTVSLGESVRRVVHQPETSTMAILVSRPLDSDRYSVSKMTTAKSSSKTSAGQRPSVSVDSTDGDVHSIVTLDDNTFEYLHCHELGSCEQALSVISTKLGDDPTTYYIVGTALVYSDETESKNGRLLVFESGKGSERTHLRLVHEKEIRGAPFSMDVLNGKLIVAINSSVRLFEWTSEKELRLECSHFNYITALFIKVKGDQVLVGDLMRSMTILNYKAVESTFEEVAKDFRGMWMSAVEFIDAETALGAEAGHNLFTCEIDRGADNTDEKRRLAEAGMFYLGEMVNVFRRGSLVSSHVDNPLPIEKPILFGTVDGTIGLIVQLPEKYFRFFSEVEKGVARETDNCMRIDHAVYRQFTSEKLVDKAVGFVDGDLVESLLDMPHETAAAALAGIQRPDATEDNSSSPEELMKIIEDMSRIH, from the exons ATGGAAATCAATGGatacaataaacaaaataacgtAAAACCGTT CGTGTGCGGTGTGGTGAACCGCCCACTTTCG TTCCGCCAGGAATTTCAATTACTTTTCAAATCTGGCACGTTCTGGATGGCACTGAACTACATAGTTTCTGCTAAAAAGGCATCCGTAGTGACGGATGCCGTCGTTGGAAATTTCACAG GAGATGAAGATATGAACTTGATTCTTGCCAAAGTTAATCGCTTGGAAATCGTGAAAGTTGCCTCTGACGGATTGAAAGTGGTGCAGGAAGTGCCCGTATTTGGAAGAATTGAAACGATTAGGCTTTTCAGGCCTAAAGGAGAA AATCGCGATAGCCTTCTCATCCTAACGGCGAAGAATCACCTCGCCATAGTTGCGTGGGACGTCGAAAAAGGTGAACTGATTACCAGAGCCGCAGGTAGCGTCTGCGACCGCGTTGGTAGACCTAGCGACTACGGTCCTATCGCCTGTGTGCACAAATCCGGT TTAATCGCTCTGCGTATTTATGATGGTACGCTAAAAGTTATCCAGTGGGAGGACAACAAGGATTTGAAGTCTTTCAATGTCCGATTCGAGGACCTTGCAATAGTAGATCTGACCTTTATTGAGACTCAAG GTGACTCAATCAGACTTGCGTACATTTCGCAGGACTCGAATGGAAGACACTTAAAAACTGTAGAATTGTCTCTAGCAGAGAAAGAATTGAAGACTATTTCCAAGCAG GATAACATCGAAACTGAAGCCAGAATGGTGATCCCGATGCCTCTACCTTGTGGTGGTGTGGTAGTAATTGGACAAGAAACGATACTTTATAACGG AGAAGACAATGTGTATTTGACGATTTCACCCAACACAATGAATAAGGCCCTGTTTACTTGCTACGCGTCTGTGGATACGAATGGACAACG CATTCTTCTTGCTGATGATCAAGGTGTTCTATATATGCTTGTTCTTGATGTCGATGTAAAAGGTCCTCCTCCATGTGTGAAAGATCTTAAG ATGGAGTCTCTTGGTGAGACTACTATAGCCGAGTGTTTGGTCTATTTGGATAATGGGGTGTTATTCGTTGGGTCACGTTTTGGTGATTCACAGCTTGTACGCCTGACGTCGCAACCTCTTCCTGATACCAACTCATTTGTACAG GTTCTGCAAACGTTCACGAACCTTGCTCCTATTCGTGATATTGCCGTAATGGAATGCGACGGTCAAAACCAGATAATAACCTGCTCAGGAGCATTCAAA GAAGGTTCACTCAGAATAATTCGTAATGGGATCGGTATTGATGAGGCTGCTTCAGTAGATATTCCCGGAGTTAAG GGCATCTTCACTTTGAAAATTGGTTCAAAAATGGACaactatttaattatttcgCTTAGCTCTGAGACTCACATTTTGGCAATGAACGGTGAAGAATTGGAAGATACACAGTTACTTG ATCTGGAAACTGATGAACACACATTGTGGGCTGGAATGCTGGGGACTTCTCAAATTGTCCTACAG GTCACATCCACTTCTGTTTTATTGGCTGCAGAAGGTGCTAAGAAAACTGTTTGGAAGCCCTCTCACAGTTCTTTGATCAACATGGTTTCTGTCAATCAAGGAAGTGGCCAG CTAATTGTGGCTTGTGGTACCCGCGTTTACTACCTCCAATGCGGCGAAATGACGATTACAGAGGTGGCTACCGTGACACTCCAGGATGAAGTGGCATGCATAGATATTGGCACTATAG AGGAGTCATGCGAATCAACCTTGATTGCTGTTGGGTTCTGGAAGCACCACAGAATAGCCCTATATTCCCTTCCAAACATCACAGAA ATCACATGTGAAAATATGCCTGGTGATATGCTTCCACGTTCGATTATGATGACAAAGTTAGAGAACACCATATATTTGATGGTAGCTCTTGGTGATGGAACATTGTACTACTATCATGTCGATCGCGAAAATG gAGCATTGcttgaaatgaagaaagcgaCGGTTGGGACACAACCACCCAGTCTGAATCGCTTCTACTCGCGCGGTCAAATGCACATCTTCGTATGTAGTGATCGTCCCGCTGttatcttttcttctaatgGGAAGCTAGTCTTCTCTAATGTTAATCTTCGAATAGTTACCCATGTCTGTGCTCTGAACTCGTCCTCTTATCG AAACAGTCTGGTTATGTCTGATGGAGAAACGATCGTAATCGGAACAGTGGATGAGATTCAAAAGCTCCACATCCGTACGGTATCTCTTGGAGAGTCTGTCCGAAGAGTTGTTCACCAACCCGAAACATCTACTATGGCTATCCTTGTCAGCCGTCCTCTG GATTCGGATCGCTATTCCGTCTCGAAAATGACAACTGCTAAATCTTCGAGCAAAACAAGTGCAG GACAAAGACCAAGCGTTTCTGTGGATTCCACGGATGGTGATGTCCACTCAATTGTAACGCTTGACGACAACACTTTCGAATACTTACACTGTCATGAACTTGGATCATGTGAACAAGCTCTTAG TGTAATTTCGACAAAGCTTGGAGATGATCCGACGACATATTATATTGTTGGAACAGCTCTCGTTTACAGCGATGAAACAGAGTCCAAAAAT GGTCGTCTTCTTGTATTTGAGTCCGGAAAAGGCTCTGAACGAACACATTTGCGATTGGTTCATGAAAAGGAAATACGTGGTGCACCTTTCAGCATGGATGTACTCAATGGGAAACTTATTGTCGCAATCAACAG TTCTGTTCGTTTGTTCGAATGGACATCAGAAAAGGAATTGCGGCTGGAGTGTTCACACTTCAATTATATTACAGCACTTTTCATTAAAGTCAAG GGTGATCAAGTACTGGTAGGCGATCTTATGCGATCTATGACAATATTGAACTACAAAGCTGTAGAAAGCACATTCGAAGAGGTTGCGAA AGATTTTCGTGGGATGTGGATGTCAGCGGTGGAATTCATTGATGCCGAAACTGCACTTGGAGCCGAAGCTGGCCATAATCTATTCACCTGTGAAATAGATCGAGGAGCAGACAATACCGATGAGAAACGGAGGCTGGCT GAAGCTGGAATGTTCTACTTGGGAGAAATGGTGAACGTGTTCCGAAGAGGTTCCCTTGTTTCTAGTCATGTAGACAATCCTCTGCCCATAGAGAAACCTATTCTCTTTGGCACTGTTGATGGCACCATTGGACTTATTGTGCAGTTACCTGAGAAATACTTCAG GTTTTTCTCAGAAGTTGAAAAGGGTGTGGCCAGAGAAACTGATAATTGCATGAGAATTGACCACGCGGTCTACCGACAGTTTACCAGCGAGAAACTTGTAGATAAG GCAGTAGGATTTGTGGATGGAGATCTAGTTGAATCGTTACTAGATATGCCTCAcgaaacagcagcagcagctttGGCTGGTATCCAACGGCCAG atGCAACAGAGGACAACTCCTCCTCACCGGAGGAGTTGATGAAGATCATTGAGGACATGTCACGGATCCACTGA